The window TGGTAAAGCCAACAAGTCTATGAAGGCTGTGGAATTCACTCATATCCCATACACTACATAGCTGTAGGCAGTGGTAAATATTATCTGCTTCATTAGTACATCTTAAGGAAGTATTTATACAAGGAAACCACACTGAAAGTTTCTACCTACTGTCTggagaaatataaaaaaaatttaaattaaaaaagttTAAATTTGGATGTTTTTATCCATcatattattaaatattttctAAACAAAAACTGTAACATGTAACAATAACAAAAAGCCACCTCAAGTCTGGCTGAACTGAGGCAGGAAATACAAGTAGCTCACATATCCACAGAGCTAAGCAGACATAAGGCAAATAGCAACCCTAACTTTGAAGAGCTTCAAATTCATAATCACTCACCATTCTTAGCTCTGCTGGCCAAAAACTACATGACATTTTTTGGTAGGTGAACAGAAGGCCAGGTGGGGTGGACTGCAATGGATTAATGTTTGTAATCAATAGGGCAGGATTTTGACTCAATAAATACTACATCTTCTACTCTCAGAAAGCAAATAACAGATGAAATATAGAAGACCAGAACAGAAATAATCACTAAATGCATTACAACTTATGAACCAATGGGTCTTTAATTTAGTTTCCTTAGTTCCCTTAATATTTTTGCTTATATTTGGAAACAAAATGGATAAAAAGGACACAAAAACCATTAGGCTGTACTTAAGGAGTATGTCTGAAATTACCTACATGCATAGTTAAAGAAGTAGAAGGGAAAAAAGAGCTTTCAGACACTACTCTTTGTCCACAAACAGTTGCTGCTTTGACTGAAACATCACTAACTGTTCTGTACTTCAGGCCTTCAAGTGTGACCTTTGCTTGCAGTGCTGAACAGAACTGTACCATAAGGTGGCCTTCATTTATCCTCTGTTTTAATTCATTTCAAAGATGTCAGACTAGGTGTAGTTCATGTCATCACTCTTCATACCAAGTAATTCCTAATTCCATTTTTTTTAGAGCCATAGGGATAAGAAAATCTTTAAGTTTTCAGGTAGGTATTACTACCGTTGCAAAAGCTGAAGTTAAATTTAATGCAAAATCACCACCTTTTTGCAGCATCCAAATCCATTGTACTGTTACAGCCCCCCCCAAAAATACATTAAAAGCGAATCAAACTACTGTTATTTCtaaagtttaaaatattttaattttcaacTTACACTCTGTTTCATGTTTATAAGCACCTAGTGTTAGCTGACGAGACGTTGTTAACAGCTGCTGCATCATTGCAGTAGGGTCTTGAAATATCTAATGAAGGAGAAAAATACATGGTATCACTAATACTCTTCAAAATAAAGTGAGGATTACATTAGAAATGTTCATACCATTTCATCATAGAATTCAGAAACTACAGTTTTCTTCCCCAGAATGGCATTGGTATCCGACTGAAAAAGCTTCAGCAAGTGATATAAAGTTACCTATTCAAAAGACAGAATTTTATTAGCTTAAAAATTGTAGTGAAATAAAAAACTTGTTCTACATATCAACAAGTAATAGTTGTTCTTACAAAATAATTGTATaagatttaaaaatgttttaGGAATGCAAACATAAATGTCATATAGCTTCAGCAGAATTGCTTTGAATTTAATGTTAACTTTTAAAACATGCCAACTACCTAAAGGCCTCTTGAGACTTTAAAAATGTCTGGGAAAGTGGTTTAGGACTGGTATATAAAAAATACTAATACCACCATTTCCAAATAGGTGATTTAATTCAAATTGACTTTCTCAATTAATCAGTTAGAAAGTGCTTTCTGTGACCTTATCCTCTATTCTTGAGAAAACGAAGCACCAGGGAGGCTGTGAATCGCCTTTCACTGAAATCTCTCTTTCTGGGGTTACTCTTCCATCCTTGCCCTGCAAATGGCAGGGTGGGGAGAGGACTGGAACCCTCTGTGCAGCCCTGAGGAGCCACTGACCAGCTGGCCGGGGAAGGGCACACACAGCCCACGCTTCTCCCCCTCCACAAACAGGCCCAGGAGCCGCGGTGGAACAGAGCAGTACCCGACTCCCCCTGGGACCTCCGGGAAAGGAAGGACGTGACAGGCTCCCAAACTGCCTTCCAAGAACAGCAGCAAAGAAAAACACCCGACCAACCTTAGGACAGCTTGGTCAAGCTGTGAATGGAATTAATGAAAGTCAGGGTGCTACCGAGCCCAACAGCACGGGAAACCCGTTGTTACCAATCACCACACATTCCAGAAAAACATGAAATTCATTCCACTCTCATTCAGCAAAAAATGGCCAAAAAAAGGATTGTTCATGTGACAGAAGGAACTCAATCCTTCCCAAAATAAACATCCTTTTCCCTAAAACAGAGTAATCAACATTCCTACTAGATCTGAATAAACAAACCTACAAGATATGACTAAAACACaggaatgaaagaaagaaattaattccaGCACTTTACACAACTACAGAGTTTTTTAACCTGGTCTTAGGCAGAGATTTATGCTAGTATAGTAGCCCTGCTGCTTTTTCAACTGATTTTgatctgacagaaaaaaaaaatcaaaatactttAATGCTAGAACTTGGAAGCTCTGTGGAAGAGAAATCCTCAGTGTGTGCTCAACCCAGGTAATGTGCAATAAGTGGAAACATGTTAGTAAATGTCAGAGAAGCCAAGCACAGGAAAAGCAGCCATGAATACCAGGAGTGTAGCATAGAAAGAAGAAAATGTGACCAATCCTTAAATTATCTTCTACAAGAAGAGACTTTTATTACAATAAGACTTATTTTGTCCAGCAATTTCCTAGAGCTGTTGGCCACCATAATTAATTATTTAAGCTTTGTTAAAACTTCAATGTACTTACAGGTCTTTCATTTGGATCAATGAAAAATATCTTAATGATTATTTCAAATTCACCCCAGCCTGTTTCGGTGATTTCATATGGTGGTTTGGTAACAACTGCAATAGGCAACACAGAAGTATTAACACCACGATAAAGTCGGAACAAAAGCCATATCTAGGAACAACTGCTGAAATGCAAAACCCACCTCTTAAAGGATTACCGTAGCTTTCATGCAACTTGAATTGAATTTTTTTCACATATGCAGACATGTCCTAAAACAGAAACATTGTTATTTctgattattattatttcagcACACCAAGCTACTATTCAGTCATCTATCCTATGCGCCTACATTCTTTCTGATTTTAAATAGTATTTCTTCTGACTTTAAGCacagaaggaaagcaaagcagtAAATCTAAAAATTAGTTCTTGCACACAGTTCTCTTTTAGTGTTTCATCCCCATGAATGTTCTCCAGTCTTCCCCTACACTGGAAAGATCACTCCAAAAAACATAAGTGGAAGCACGCCTTTCCCATGGTTTTCCTTTTTGGAAACCCACCAGCCTCTGCGCTTTTTCAGCTTACAGCCAAAGACCCTCCTGCCCTTTCCTCTAATCCCGGCTTTTCAAACCCCCACGTCCCGGTGCTGCTCGGCAGGGAGAGATCTCTAACATCCCGGAGCGCAACCCTTACCCCAAGGCCATCACCACTAAGGCACggcccaggtgccacatccacaggcgTTTTGCACATTTCCGTGGATGGCAGCTCCCGCTTTCCCAGCCCGCCTGTTCCAAAGCCGGAGCAGGCTTTCGGGGAAGCG of the Melospiza melodia melodia isolate bMelMel2 chromosome 4, bMelMel2.pri, whole genome shotgun sequence genome contains:
- the YEATS4 gene encoding YEATS domain-containing protein 4 isoform X2 is translated as MFKRMAEFGPDSGGRVKGVTIVKPIVYGNVARYFGKKREEDGHTHQWTVYVKPYRNEDMSAYVKKIQFKLHESYGNPLRVVTKPPYEITETGWGEFEIIIKIFFIDPNERPVTLYHLLKLFQSDTNAILGKKTVVSEFYDEMIFQDPTAMMQQLLTTSRQLTLGAYKHETEFHPTWPSVHLPKNVM
- the YEATS4 gene encoding YEATS domain-containing protein 4 isoform X1 → MFKRMAEFGPDSGGRVKGVTIVKPIVYGNVARYFGKKREEDGHTHQWTVYVKPYRNEDMSAYVKKIQFKLHESYGNPLRVVTKPPYEITETGWGEFEIIIKIFFIDPNERPVTLYHLLKLFQSDTNAILGKKTVVSEFYDEMIFQDPTAMMQQLLTTSRQLTLGAYKHETEFADLEVKTREKLEAAKKKTSFEIAELKERLKASRETINCLKNEIRKLEEDDQSKDM